The genomic region TCATTTCAATAATGTACTTGGTGAAAGAAGTAATATGAGGAATTAACATTTCTGCCAGGTTATCATTATGATTTCCATTAAGGAAATTTTGGTCCTCTTCTCCTATTTTAAATATTACATCTACTGCAGGACTGATAATTTCCCTACCCAAGTCATCAATTTTTTCAAAATCCGTTGATTGGGTTAAGGTTTGGTATTTTCGGCTTAGAGCCTGAATAAAGTTGCTGCCTTCTTCAATACAATTACCAGTGTCCGATTCAATGATGATAATAGGAATAGATTTGATTTCAGATCGGGTTTCTTCACAAACATTGTCCAAATTAACAGCAACTTGGGCTTTGACTTCCCCAATATCTCTTGGGAATGATTGGGTGAAGTTGGTTTTCTCTATGGGTTCCAGTTCTTTTCCATTGATAGTCCAATGATAAATTGTTCCTGCAGGGAAAGGTGTGGTGACGGTGAAACTAACAGTAACAGTTTCTCCGGTGGAACCAGAATGTTTTCCTTCAAACTCCAATTTAGGTTTTTCAAATACCCTAACTACTAAATCAGTGGATTTTCCATTGACCGTAAAGGTCAGAGCTTTTCCAAGGTTTATATCACTTACCAACAATGGGTTGAATACAAAACCATCAGTTGTGGATTGGACACCCTCTCCTTTTACAATGCCATCTTCCGGTTTAACCTGGAATAAAATAGGGTCAGGCTGAAGGTCTCTGCAAATTACCTTGGGTTCTAAATCAAGGCTAACCTCTTCCGCTGCTTCTTCGAATATGAACTCCTGCGTTTGGGTTTTTGGACAGGCTCCATTTTCAGGGGTAATGGTGAGGGATACCGTTACTTTATTTTCCTCATTTATTGGAAGTTCATAGGTTTTGGTAACTGTTTTTTCTGTAGAATGGGTACCATCGCCAAAATCCCAAAGGTATTCAGCGTTTTCAAAATTAGGGGTTGCAGAAAATGTTATCTCAGGATTGGTAAGGGTACCTCCAGAAGGATTTATAGAAAAGACAGGGCTTTGGTAAACCGTAAGTTTGGCATTGGTAGGCTCATCGTTGACCATAAAAGAAATCTCCTCACCTAGTAATTCCTCTGGGAATACGGAAGGATCAATGCTCATGGAATGCCCACTTATCAATAAGCCGGGAACTTCCTGGGTTGGTTTTACATTTCCATCTGTCGGGATTACCTCAAATGGGATAGGACCCTCTGTTAATCCCAAGCAATAGGTATCCAATTTAAGCCCCAAGAAAACTACCGGCCTGGGAACAACAAAGTTGACAGGGTTACAATCTGAACAACAGCGATAGGGAAGCATAAAATCAGCTACCACGGTTTTGTCAGGTAATGTTGATTTTAAGAGGCCTTTGGTTCTAAGAAGGTTAAGAAAACCCTTTGGCAAGTCCTTTTCAAATTCCTCCCTACCAAACTCAGTAACTTTTTCCATATGGAGAGCTTCCTCCCTACTAATGGCTTCAGCCTTAATAATTGCTTTTGCTTCCCCTGATCCTTCCAATTGCCCTTTAATGGCTTCCTGAAACTCTTCTGCTTTAGTAAATTTTTTCCTGGCTTTATTAAAATATACTAAAATAAAAGTCCCTCCCCTTGGAACACCGGCCTGGTGTTCCAAGCCAGGGTGATGCTCTATAAAATTTGAAAGTTGAAGTTCCATGAGGATCTTTTCCTTTCTAGTTTCAATCTCAGCCTTTAATATTTTTAATTTTTTTGAGGCACAACAGATAGAGGAAAAAAATAATGCCTGAGATTGATAATAAGCTATTTGCCGATCATCCAGGTCAAGGGTTTCTATTTTTTTACTAAATTCCTTTAATTTTTTACAAAGTTTTTCAATGGATTTATCATATTCAGCTAGGATCTGTTCATTCAAATCAATCAACCTTTCTGGTATATAATTTGACAAGTCATACGATGCGGCTATGATTTCAATGGGTTGATTAACAAAGGCTTGCTGGTAAGAAGCTTCTAACCCAAATTCTTTCACATATTCCTGGGCAGCCTTTTCTGCTTCGACCTTGATATCATTAAAGCTATAATACTTAGCCCCCTCCTCTTTAATGGTACTTTCAAATACTTTTCCCAATGAACCGGTGGAATCACTAATATTATGGGAAATACTTTCTTGAATATCTTCCCTGTTTTTTGTTTTATAATCTTTTGTAGAATCAAATAAATGAGGGTAAAGCTTTTGGGCCTCAGCAATCGTAATTTTACCCATTCTTATTAACATGGCTACTTTTTCCCATTCCTTTTCCTCTACAGTCTGGGATTCTTTTTCGAAAGTGCTTATAAGGGCTTTTTCCTTGGCTTTGACCACTTCTACTGCTTCAGCTTCCTCCCCTTTCGCTGTTTCTCCTTCAGAATCGGTCATTTCTCCTGAAGCTGCTTTAGGGTCCCTAAGATCTATAGAAGAAAAGAAAGCCGATATTTTTCCTGTAATGCAACTAATTTCATCATTCCAAGCATCCAAAAGGACCATTAAATCTTCAAAATGACATTTATACTTATCCAAATCAAGCTCCTGATCCACTTCATTGATAGCAAGCGCTTTTACATCAAAATCTAAATTGTATTTTTTAACTTGGTCCTTAAGGTTAATCAAGGCATTTTCATATTGATGCCCAAAATGCCCTTCTACCCTGAAAAAATCTACCTCATCCAAATCAAATTCCAATGGTGTTTTGGTTTGATTATTAATAGGGTCAGTTTCCCTAAAGTACCGGTAAACTCCATCTTGCTGGTTTCTAATTTTTAATTGATAATTCCAATGATTAACCAACTGACTGCTTGGTTTGTAATAATAGGGAATTGCCTTACTCCCTAATTTTCCTTGCAAATTGGAAGGAGTAATTTTAATCTCACTTTCATAGATGCCATAGGATTTAAGAATTAATACCAAACGCTCAATAAGCTGATGTATCTTTTTGGTTGTATCTGGGTTTCCAGTTATTGGGGAAGGATAAAAATCATGCCTATAAGCTGGGAACTGGCTACTATCTTCCAATATTCCTAACATCAAATGTTTGGGAAAAGCTTTAATATCCGGCATACATGCAGTATCAAACTCAAAAAATGTATCCAATATTTCATGATAGGTATTAATAAGATCTTTTAACCAATCATAATCATATTGGAATGGGTGCAAAAAATGTTTTGGTTTTGGGATAAATAATTTGGCTAAGTGCGGCTTCAAATCAAAGTCAAAGTTGCTAACATTAAGAAAAGTCAAAATGTCTTTCAGGCCTTTGTAAAGGATATCTCTGGTATTTGGCTCATGAATGGCTTTATAATACCTATCCTCAAGGCTTTGTAACTTTTTGGTATTGGAACCATTCAGGAGTACCCGTTTCAGGGGTACTTTTTTTAAGTTCTTATATACCTGGCTGGTTTCAAGTTTCTGATAAACCGAGTCCTTATTGATGATTTTTTTGGCATCTTCCTGTGTTGTTAATAGAACCCTTAATCTAACCACTTGTTCTATGCCCTGATTATCACAGTCGATGCCGGAGCACAATTCAGCTTCCTTGGGGAAATTTTCCAAGTAAAGTAATACAACTTTATTTCTAAGATCATCCAATTCCTCAAGAACTGTATCCGATTCCGTAACCCTGGATTCTGGAATGATTTCCCATAATTTTAGTGGAATCCCTTCATGGGTAAAATGGGAAGTATATTTCCCTTTATCATCCTCAAATACCCTAAAATGGGTGTAATCTATAAAAGGAATATCCATATTTTTTTCATCCTTTCCCTTTATATTCTGATACAGTTTGACTAAGTCCCCATCTGTGGTTACCCCCACCCCTTGAGTAATCCGGATTTTACCCTTGGGACCTACAATGTTTGCCTTAAATCCACAAACCAGCCCTACACCTTGTAAAAATACCCTGGTTAACCTGTCCTGATCCTCAAAAAATGCAATGGATTCATTTAATTGGGTATGAGTAAGTACCTGATCCACTTTATAGGTTCGGTACTGTGTTGTGATGGAGGTAAGTTTATTAGCCATGACATTATCTGATTAAAGCGTTCCCAAATTCGTTTTGCCTAAAATTAATTTCCCATCCAGCTCCTCAATTTCATCCTCGCAATCATAAAGTCTACCTGTAGGATAAATTGTATGAAGGCCAGTCATTGAATCGACAAATTCATTTAAAATTTCATTGTATTTGTTCATGGAAATAGGAAGATGAATCTTTTTATGGACATCTGTTTTTTCCATTAAAAATGCCTTATAGGCCTCTTCAAATGCTACTAATTGATTTTCCTTAAAAATGGGTTCTTCAGGGTTTTCCACATCCTGTTGGGAAATTTCTGGTTCTTCTCCTTCCCGGTAACCAATCCAACAAATTTTAGCCACTATGTGGGAGGGCAATTCCTCCCGGATAAGATTTTCCATATAATTCCTAAATTCCTTATTGGCAAACCGGTATGTAAAACCCGGCAACACAACACTTACTCTAAAAGAATAGGGATCCAGGTTTTTGCAGGTATCAAAATCATCGGAACAAAAAGGAAGAAAATTCCCCTTTTCGAAAGTCTTACCTTCATCCTCCCATATTTTGTTATTGGCATTATCTGTGGAAAAAGGAAGGGTTAATATATGCTCGATAAGGTAAATCCCCTCTTCTGTAAAATCCTTTCTTAAAAATGTATGTAAATCCAAGGCAGCCTGTATGGCAGCTTTTTGATCGTCATAGTATTTATATTGCTTAGCAATTATGCGGTCAGAATCACTAGCTGAAGTAATTATTGGGTTGATCACATCAAAACTGTATTTATCCGAAGTACTGGCCTTATGAAACTGGAAACAGTCTAAGGTCAACTCATCCTCAAAAGGCTTTTGGAGTTGTGATTTCAATTTTTCCCCTGAGCTTTCCAGAATCTTTAATATGGCAAAATACATTTCATTACCTGCTTTACTATGACTAGCATAAGATTCAGTTGCAGATAGGATGATATGATTTTCTTTATCCCGGATTCTCCAGCGGTAAACCCATTTCCCGCCTACATTTTCATACCGATAGATTTCAACAAAATTTTTGGATAGATTTCTACGGTTATAATTTTTGATTCCAGACAAGCGGGCTATTCTTTTTTGAAAGCCTGATACATTATCTGTATCCCATAGATTTTCCTTTTCTTGTTCATAATAGTTAAAACCTTCCCCCCTTTCCCTGCTGATCTGTGGATATTCCCTCAAAAATTCCTGCTTGTGGTCAAGAACAATTCCGGGAGTACTTTCCCCATAAAGTAATTTCATTAAAAAGGCATAATTGCCAAATTGCTCAGCAAATCGTGCAATCAAATGGTCTAATATTTGATTTTTCCTGGAAACGGAATTATCCAAAAACCCCAATAATTGATCGGTTAACAATTTTTCCTGATCCGGATAATTTTCCACCAATTGATCAATTCCTTTGATATCATTAATAGCCTGGGTAAAATAAGTCCTGTTGGGATGATCTTCCAGAGCCAATAGATCCTTTACTTTGTCCAGATGCTTGAAATAAGAAGCGAGTATTTGATCAAAGAACAGTAAATATGCTTTAAGTTGTTTGGCCTTAGCCAAGCGGGCATTTCCCAAATGAGGAGGAAGCCCTTTATCACTTAATCCGTAGGTTTCAGGAAAGTCATGCTGGACAGAGTCAAAATTTCCCCATTTACCACTTTTTCCTTTTGGTAAATCTGGTTCCCTGTCCTTCATTGCCAAAGCCTCTTTTTCTTCTTGATCGGCAAGTAATTCCTTTTTGTATTGATCTACCCTGGAAGAATTAATATTTACCGGCAAAACCCCTTTAAAATAATTTAAGGTTGTTTTTTTGCACAGTTTTGGCTTTTTGTTCTTGGGAACGCAGATGATCCAATTTTTATGATCCTCTTTATCCTCATCATTACAAGGGCCAATGGTGATTTCTTTGACCACTTTGACCCCTTCTATTTGCATAATGATATTAATGATATCTGACAGACGAACCTCTGCCCTAAGCTCTGAATTTAGCAACTCGATATCATCCAGAAAACCATGTTGAAGTAAGGGCCCTTCAAAAATTTTCTCAGTAGGATAACCCTTTTCTGTCATTTCCTTTAAAGAATAAAAACGGGGTGACGGAGAAAGGTAATTTTCCAGGGCAACAATCATTTTGGCATGAACCAATTCCTCATCAACTTCCGGTGCCACTTCTATATTGGCGCACACGGAAACCGGAAAGCTTTCCACTTTTTCCACCTTGACTAAATCTTCACACAAATTCCGGTGGGCATGAAATTGACGGAAGATTTTTTGTCGGATTTCATCGCTTAACGATTCTGTTTCTTCCCGGGGTTCAACCAGAAAACGGTACAAGCCTTTTATCTTAAAACTTTTAATAAAATCCTCATGAGTTTCACCAAAATCATCGGGGGAGTAGGACAACTTTTCCTGTTTTAAGTCCGCATAAAGTGTAATTTCTTCTTTTTTTACCCAACAATTATTGATTTCTGGAAGGTCAATGATCAATTTTCTATAATCCAATGCAGTAGTGGGAGCGGAAGGAAGAATTTCTGGTCCAGTAAAGAATTGTCCTTTATAGTCTTCCTGACCAGGCCTGCTAACAATATCTTCGATGGGTAAATTTATTCTGTTTCCCAAATCAGAAATGGCATAACAAAGCACTTCCAGCATGGTAATACCCGGATCATGGGTATTATAATCCGTCCACAACTTGCTGCCAAACTGCTCTATATACCTGATTCCCTCTTTTCTCAAAAAATCAAAGTCCAGATCATCTTTGGTGGAGATGCTTTTTGGTATGGCTCTATTTATATTTATTGTTGACATGGTTCAGAGTTTTCCATAGGTTCATTGGAACATTTTTTTTCTGCCAATTGGACATTATGATTTTTGGCGGTTACCAAAATGGATTTCGGGTTGGAAGGAGCTACACTTTCTTTTCCCGTTACTTCTTCATAAATAGGGTTGCAGGGATCAATACTACTTTCAGCAAGAATCAATAGTTTTAAATTTTCCAAATAATCCACGTAGTCAAGTTGCTCTAAATAATGTATAATTTGGCTCCTATGAAGAGTTACCCCAAATTCCACTGTAGCCTTTTGATCGTAAGCCCAAGGAGATAAAAACTTCTTTACATCTTCTTGAATTTGGGTCAAATAAAAATTTTCATCGTATCCCTCATGGAATTTTACCTTCAATTCAATTTGTACTTCTTCATAATTGGGGTTAATGATATCTGCTTTGACATGAAAAGAATTCAACTGGTTTATAAATTCTCCCACTTTAACCAGGGTAGCTTGGCTAACTCTGGGTTCGTAAATATCGAAAACGGCCTGCTGAATTGTGTCAGGGATCAATATTACGGTTACATCCCCTGGAGACTGAAACCCTTGCTCAGAAGTATGGTTCAAGCATTTTACTTTATAAATTTCAGGAAAGGATTCCAATATTAGATGTTCATAATCCCAAAGATTAATAGCCCGCTGTTTATGTCTCAACCTTTCACTAATTCTCCGGTAATAAGGAATATCCGCCTCTACTTTCCTTCCACCAAAGGATGGAAATGGTTGGGAAATGGATTTGATGGTGCTTAAACGCTCTTTCATTTTACCGATGCTACCTTCCGGCAAACCATATTTCAAATGGTCCCCTGAATTCCCTTGATCCTCAAAAGTGGCTTCCAAAGCCTGGGTTTTAATGTCAATGATTTGGCATACGGCATCAAAATTTTTCTTCATACTTGCTCTTAACCAGAATAAGCCCGAGGGCAAACGGGTGTTATTTTGGGTAGCTAGTTTGGGCAAGGAAAATTTGAAAAGCCCTGTTTTAAGAAAATTTTGGGTTTGATTTAAAAGAATATTTCCCTCATCCAAAGACAGCCATTCATTATGGCTTAATATGGCCCATTCAATTTTTTGCTTTCCTTCAAAAGGTGTAGGGGTGTTTGGATTTTCACTTCCTTCCAAAATCTGAAATAAAATAGAAATCTGTTGTAAAGGCTTGGCCTGTTCTAAGCCAATATATAATTCTCCACCATGGCAAAAGGCAGGAATAAGATTCAACGTAAAATCTTCTGATACAGGGTT from Echinicola jeungdonensis harbors:
- a CDS encoding PKD domain-containing protein; translation: MANKLTSITTQYRTYKVDQVLTHTQLNESIAFFEDQDRLTRVFLQGVGLVCGFKANIVGPKGKIRITQGVGVTTDGDLVKLYQNIKGKDEKNMDIPFIDYTHFRVFEDDKGKYTSHFTHEGIPLKLWEIIPESRVTESDTVLEELDDLRNKVVLLYLENFPKEAELCSGIDCDNQGIEQVVRLRVLLTTQEDAKKIINKDSVYQKLETSQVYKNLKKVPLKRVLLNGSNTKKLQSLEDRYYKAIHEPNTRDILYKGLKDILTFLNVSNFDFDLKPHLAKLFIPKPKHFLHPFQYDYDWLKDLINTYHEILDTFFEFDTACMPDIKAFPKHLMLGILEDSSQFPAYRHDFYPSPITGNPDTTKKIHQLIERLVLILKSYGIYESEIKITPSNLQGKLGSKAIPYYYKPSSQLVNHWNYQLKIRNQQDGVYRYFRETDPINNQTKTPLEFDLDEVDFFRVEGHFGHQYENALINLKDQVKKYNLDFDVKALAINEVDQELDLDKYKCHFEDLMVLLDAWNDEISCITGKISAFFSSIDLRDPKAASGEMTDSEGETAKGEEAEAVEVVKAKEKALISTFEKESQTVEEKEWEKVAMLIRMGKITIAEAQKLYPHLFDSTKDYKTKNREDIQESISHNISDSTGSLGKVFESTIKEEGAKYYSFNDIKVEAEKAAQEYVKEFGLEASYQQAFVNQPIEIIAASYDLSNYIPERLIDLNEQILAEYDKSIEKLCKKLKEFSKKIETLDLDDRQIAYYQSQALFFSSICCASKKLKILKAEIETRKEKILMELQLSNFIEHHPGLEHQAGVPRGGTFILVYFNKARKKFTKAEEFQEAIKGQLEGSGEAKAIIKAEAISREEALHMEKVTEFGREEFEKDLPKGFLNLLRTKGLLKSTLPDKTVVADFMLPYRCCSDCNPVNFVVPRPVVFLGLKLDTYCLGLTEGPIPFEVIPTDGNVKPTQEVPGLLISGHSMSIDPSVFPEELLGEEISFMVNDEPTNAKLTVYQSPVFSINPSGGTLTNPEITFSATPNFENAEYLWDFGDGTHSTEKTVTKTYELPINEENKVTVSLTITPENGACPKTQTQEFIFEEAAEEVSLDLEPKVICRDLQPDPILFQVKPEDGIVKGEGVQSTTDGFVFNPLLVSDINLGKALTFTVNGKSTDLVVRVFEKPKLEFEGKHSGSTGETVTVSFTVTTPFPAGTIYHWTINGKELEPIEKTNFTQSFPRDIGEVKAQVAVNLDNVCEETRSEIKSIPIIIIESDTGNCIEEGSNFIQALSRKYQTLTQSTDFEKIDDLGREIISPAVDVIFKIGEEDQNFLNGNHNDNLAEMLIPHITSFTKYIIEMNQSEELGIVVMKEILGDFVKLSYQLVKCQERSILNESQELVNRIFDNITQSMKRLLEQQIKWDTEKSTQSFLVDIVPAIEDVDFVLEAIKIHLDLLENS